GATTGCTGGGGCTCACTTTGTTCGGGCTTGCGCTTCTTCTTTTTGCGCAGGAAGTCAAAAATCATTCGTATGTCCGGATGTACCGCTTGCAGAAAGACGCTAATCTTAGCATCGCTAAGCCCCCAGTAGAGAGTTACCTTGGCCAGAAGTTCATCCCGAAAGCAAAGCCCGCAAAACCTTTCACAGTTACGCATCATTGGCGGACAGTGGCGCGGGCGAAAATTACAGTTTGCCCCAGTGGAGGGCTTGAGACCTACCGGCGACCGACTGCGGGAGGTTCTGTTTAACTGGCTGCAGTTCTACCTGCCCGACGCCCGCTGCCTGGACCTCTTTGCCGGTTCAGGAGCCCTGGGTCTGGAGGCGCTATCCCGAGGCGCCGGTTCGGTAGATTTTGTCGAGCTGAATACTCGCGCTGCGCGAACCCTGGCGGAACAGTTAAAACAGTTAAACGCCCGGGAAGCCAAAGTCCATAACTGTAGTGCAGAAGAGTTCCTCGGAAGTAATGGAAGTAAATACGACCTCGTATTTATCGATCCCCCTTTTGCTGACAATCTTTGGCAGGCAACTCTAGGCGCCCTGTCCGGCCATCTTTCGCAGGATGCATTAATCTATGTGGAAACACCGCGAGACACAGTGGTTGCATCCGTACCTGGCTGGGAACAGGAAAAAGAAAAACGTGCAGGACAGGTGTGTATGCGCTTGTTTCGCCGCGCCGGCCCATCGGTTTAGGGAAGAATAAAAAGATTCGGTTTTGACCTTAGCCGTAAATTGTTTACCATTCGCATCCCATTCGGCCCGCATTTAAGCCCTGGCGTATGAAAAAAGTCGTCTATCCCGGAACCTTCGATCCCATCACCAATGGTCACTTGGACTTGGTGGAGCGCGCATGCCGCTTGTTTGACCACGTTATCGTGGCTGTGGCTGCCAGCAACCGCAAAAACCCCTGTTCACCTTAGAGGAGCGGGTAGAACTTTCACAAAAAGTTCTCGGCCACCTGCCCAAT
This DNA window, taken from Microbulbifer sp. MKSA007, encodes the following:
- the rsmD gene encoding 16S rRNA (guanine(966)-N(2))-methyltransferase RsmD, encoding MARSSSRKQSPQNLSQLRIIGGQWRGRKLQFAPVEGLRPTGDRLREVLFNWLQFYLPDARCLDLFAGSGALGLEALSRGAGSVDFVELNTRAARTLAEQLKQLNAREAKVHNCSAEEFLGSNGSKYDLVFIDPPFADNLWQATLGALSGHLSQDALIYVETPRDTVVASVPGWEQEKEKRAGQVCMRLFRRAGPSV